One Pseudomonas sp. HOU2 genomic window carries:
- a CDS encoding DUF3313 domain-containing protein — MIRSHCLMSVLCTASLSLSACSSKTVEPQKYTGFLHDYSVLSEHQSPSGQTVLSWVSPALARGRYTQVYLAPSQFYPSAAPSERIPLSTLSGVTEYYDAALRLELGKVMRLVPLPGPNTLTVRPAITRVAASTQGLRFYEWLPVTLVAAGVSTATGIRDQDSEITTEVSFEDGSTGEVVAEVVRKGIGLPLENDKQVLTADDVKAVLDSWASDLGQSYLATRR, encoded by the coding sequence ATGATCAGAAGCCATTGCTTGATGTCGGTGCTGTGTACGGCGTCCCTGAGCCTGTCGGCCTGCAGCAGCAAAACCGTCGAACCGCAGAAGTACACCGGATTCCTGCACGATTACAGCGTGCTCAGCGAGCACCAGTCGCCATCGGGGCAGACGGTGTTGAGTTGGGTCAGCCCGGCATTGGCCCGGGGGCGTTACACCCAGGTCTATCTGGCGCCCAGCCAGTTCTACCCCAGCGCCGCGCCGAGCGAGCGGATCCCGCTGAGCACGCTGTCCGGCGTCACCGAGTACTACGACGCCGCGCTCAGGCTGGAACTGGGCAAGGTCATGCGCCTGGTGCCGCTACCCGGCCCGAACACCCTGACCGTCAGACCGGCGATCACCCGCGTCGCCGCCAGCACCCAGGGCCTGCGCTTTTATGAATGGCTACCGGTGACGCTGGTCGCTGCAGGTGTGAGCACCGCCACCGGCATCCGCGATCAGGACAGCGAAATCACCACCGAAGTCTCATTCGAGGACGGCTCCACCGGCGAAGTGGTCGCCGAAGTCGTGCGCAAGGGCATCGGGCTGCCGCTGGAAAACGACAAACAGGTGCTGACCGCCGATGACGTCAAAGCGGTGCTGGACAGTTGGGCCAGCGATCTTGGGCAGTCCTACCTGGCGACCCGTCGTTAG
- a CDS encoding response regulator has protein sequence MSRLLIVDDDVEILALLKKFFVQHAYEVDVAADGAAMWAAIAQQRPDTIILDLMLPGEGGLSLCQKVRAQMGIPIIMLTAMGELSDRIVGLELGADDYVTKPFAPRELLARLRAVQRRAGEQVSPASEPARPVIAFAGWHLDITCRELRSPENVMIPLSGGEFDLLVVFLEHPQRILTREQLIDLSRGQGHDAFDRSIDVQVSRLRRKIEPDSKRPDLIRTVRNGGYMFTAKVTRS, from the coding sequence GTGAGCAGACTGCTGATCGTCGACGATGACGTGGAAATTCTCGCCCTGCTGAAGAAGTTCTTCGTCCAGCACGCCTACGAGGTCGATGTCGCCGCTGACGGCGCAGCGATGTGGGCGGCGATTGCGCAGCAGCGCCCGGACACGATCATTCTCGACCTGATGCTGCCCGGCGAAGGTGGCCTGAGCCTGTGCCAGAAAGTGCGGGCGCAGATGGGCATTCCGATCATCATGCTGACCGCCATGGGCGAATTGAGCGACCGGATTGTCGGCCTTGAACTGGGCGCCGATGACTACGTCACCAAACCGTTCGCCCCGCGTGAACTGTTGGCCCGTCTGCGCGCCGTGCAGCGTCGCGCCGGTGAGCAGGTCAGCCCGGCGAGTGAACCGGCGCGGCCGGTGATCGCCTTCGCCGGTTGGCATCTGGATATCACTTGTCGCGAACTGCGCTCCCCGGAAAACGTGATGATTCCGCTGTCCGGTGGCGAGTTCGATCTGCTGGTGGTGTTTCTCGAACACCCGCAGCGCATTCTTACCCGCGAACAATTGATCGACCTGTCTCGCGGTCAGGGCCACGACGCCTTTGATCGCAGCATCGACGTGCAAGTCAGCCGCCTGCGGCGCAAGATCGAGCCGGACAGCAAACGCCCGGACCTGATTCGCACCGTGCGCAACGGTGGTTACATGTTTACCGCCAAGGTCACTCGTTCATGA